In one Pseudomonadota bacterium genomic region, the following are encoded:
- the nusB gene encoding transcription antitermination factor NusB yields the protein MRRRKARELALRMLYQMETNGDNPELALTKYCETFPYHADVVDYTKFLLSGVLKEKETIDRYIEDTSEHWRLGRITYVDKNILRLSIFEMLFSPDVPPKVAIDEAIELGKKYGNENSKDFINGVLDRILKDYYEKENRVKNDSR from the coding sequence GTGCGGAGACGTAAAGCAAGAGAGTTAGCCTTAAGAATGCTTTATCAGATGGAAACAAATGGTGATAACCCGGAACTTGCTCTCACTAAATATTGTGAAACCTTTCCTTATCATGCAGATGTTGTAGATTATACAAAATTTTTATTATCAGGGGTCTTAAAAGAAAAAGAGACAATAGACAGGTATATAGAGGATACATCTGAGCATTGGAGGCTTGGGAGAATTACTTATGTAGATAAGAATATCTTGAGACTAAGCATATTTGAAATGCTTTTTTCTCCGGATGTCCCTCCAAAGGTTGCAATCGATGAGGCAATCGAGTTAGGTAAAAAGTATGGCAATGAAAACTCAAAAGACTTTATCAATGGAGTTTTGGACAGAATTTTAAAAGACTATTATGAAAAGGAGAACAGGGTAAAAAATGATAGCAGATAA
- the ribE gene encoding 6,7-dimethyl-8-ribityllumazine synthase: MIYEGKLNAKGFKFAIVVSRFNSFITDKLLEGAIDALKRHGAEDRQINIYKVPGSFEIPLIAKLLAKKRDIDGIICLGTVIKGGTSHFHYIASEVAKGIAQASLESEKPISFGIITSENIEQAIERAGTKSGNKGYDAAISVIEMVNLLKEKALCGDVKQES, encoded by the coding sequence ATGATATATGAGGGAAAGCTCAACGCTAAAGGTTTCAAGTTTGCAATAGTAGTGAGCAGGTTTAATAGCTTCATAACTGACAAACTTCTCGAAGGAGCAATTGATGCCTTAAAAAGACACGGGGCGGAAGACAGGCAGATTAATATATACAAAGTCCCCGGTTCTTTTGAAATACCACTAATAGCCAAGCTCCTGGCGAAAAAGAGAGACATTGATGGCATTATATGTCTCGGTACAGTAATAAAAGGGGGAACATCTCATTTCCATTATATTGCATCCGAAGTTGCAAAAGGTATAGCTCAAGCTTCGCTTGAGAGTGAAAAACCTATCTCCTTTGGTATCATCACCAGTGAAAATATCGAACAGGCGATCGAGAGGGCAGGGACTAAATCTGGAAACAAAGGTTATGATGCGGCAATCTCCGTTATAGAAATGGTAAATCTTTTAAAGGAAAAGGCCTTGTGCGGAGACGTAAAGCAAGAGAGTTAG